The following proteins are encoded in a genomic region of Sorangiineae bacterium MSr12523:
- the dacB gene encoding D-alanyl-D-alanine carboxypeptidase/D-alanyl-D-alanine-endopeptidase: MFELRPYRCLVAAFAVMLVARDATPQAAPAAAPAVATGPIHDHVPDLEAAVRAMAADTKFKDAQVAVAVLDCDTGHYLATANEHTALNPASNAKVFTAGAALSLLGPDHRYETALFGVAKDGEVQGPLVLRGHGDPSLSTADLYALAEELHAQGVRRVSGDLLVDQHIWDEQTTPPAFEQQPNEWAAFRAPIAALSVNENTVTLSVRPTQAGSPAVVSFDPPGFVDVDGTVATAEGRDSVVLALSGNGKRLAAKVSGSVGSDARVVRYTRRVEDPTLLPGYVLRAMLDKVGIKVAGEVKVGTATKGNLLARHESEPVSQLLYALGKNSDNFYAEMIFKTMGSEVKGRPGKSADAAEVVSRWVTKIGAGDTGLAIKNGSGLFDANRTTPTSLVLFLRAMWRDAAVQPEFVAQFATGGVDGTLHKRFRATRHHGAIRAKTGTLQDAIALSGYVLGPPGKGPLAFSILFNQVNGKADVARSAADKLVELLLRRQWGE; this comes from the coding sequence ATGTTCGAGCTTCGTCCGTACCGCTGTCTCGTCGCCGCGTTCGCCGTGATGCTCGTCGCGCGCGATGCCACGCCGCAGGCGGCACCCGCCGCTGCGCCCGCGGTGGCTACCGGCCCGATTCACGACCACGTCCCCGATCTCGAGGCCGCGGTGCGCGCGATGGCGGCGGATACCAAGTTCAAAGACGCCCAGGTGGCCGTGGCCGTTCTCGATTGCGACACCGGGCACTATCTTGCCACTGCCAACGAGCACACGGCGCTCAATCCTGCTTCGAATGCCAAGGTCTTCACGGCGGGGGCTGCCCTCTCGCTGCTCGGGCCCGACCATCGCTACGAAACGGCCCTCTTCGGCGTCGCCAAAGACGGCGAGGTGCAAGGCCCGCTGGTTCTTCGCGGCCATGGCGATCCCTCGCTCTCCACGGCGGATCTCTACGCCCTCGCCGAGGAGCTGCACGCGCAGGGCGTGCGCCGCGTCTCGGGCGATCTCCTCGTCGATCAGCACATTTGGGACGAGCAAACGACCCCGCCCGCCTTCGAGCAGCAGCCCAACGAGTGGGCCGCCTTCCGCGCCCCCATCGCCGCGCTCTCCGTCAACGAGAACACCGTGACCCTTTCCGTGCGGCCCACGCAGGCCGGCTCGCCCGCCGTGGTCAGCTTCGATCCGCCCGGTTTCGTCGACGTCGACGGCACCGTGGCCACCGCCGAGGGACGCGACTCGGTCGTTCTCGCACTATCCGGCAACGGCAAGCGGCTCGCTGCGAAAGTTTCCGGCTCCGTGGGAAGCGATGCACGCGTCGTGCGCTACACGCGCCGCGTGGAAGATCCCACGCTCCTGCCCGGCTACGTGCTGCGCGCGATGCTCGACAAGGTCGGCATCAAGGTCGCGGGCGAGGTCAAAGTCGGCACCGCCACCAAGGGGAACTTGCTCGCCCGCCACGAGTCGGAGCCGGTCTCGCAGCTGCTCTACGCACTCGGGAAAAACAGCGACAACTTCTACGCGGAGATGATCTTCAAAACGATGGGCAGCGAGGTCAAAGGCCGCCCTGGCAAGAGCGCCGACGCCGCCGAGGTCGTGAGCCGGTGGGTCACCAAAATCGGCGCAGGCGACACGGGCCTCGCCATCAAGAATGGCTCCGGCCTCTTCGACGCCAACCGCACCACGCCCACCAGCCTCGTCCTCTTTTTGCGCGCCATGTGGCGCGATGCCGCCGTCCAACCGGAGTTCGTCGCCCAATTCGCAACCGGTGGTGTCGACGGCACCTTGCACAAACGCTTCCGCGCCACCCGCCATCACGGTGCCATCCGCGCGAAGACCGGCACCCTGCAAGACGCGATTGCCCTTTCTGGCTACGTCCTCGGCCCGCCCGGCAAAGGTCCGCTCGCGTTTTCGATCCTCTTCAACCAGGTGAACGGCAAGGCAGACGTCGCCCGTTCCGCCGCCGACAAGCTGGTCGAACTCCTCTTACGTCGTCAGTGGGGAGAGTAA
- a CDS encoding ABC transporter substrate-binding protein produces the protein MTAAVAASGLCCQGASPSPRAEKSADAVELIVQNDAETLDPRYAVDTVGLRATRLIHAGLVRLDPDTLAPVPYAAESFRWQDERTLRVELRRDARFHSGAPLTPADVVATLRAFGSPKVASRHARAVEAIADARDDGEHAVIITLKRPHGTLLTDLELPILRADQAASPPRPDGQLDGLGPYTVASVARGAITLAPANAATPRHPVVLRTVHDENARALRLTAGRSDVALNVLAHSILPALAREPDLKVTSRPGANLTYLLARVDRGPLADVAVRRALAQSIDRDTIARTLLGGFAKPANTLIPPMHWAHANLAPLAYDPAAARPVLAPANLHVTLLTSTDRSRFTLGRYVAQQWADVGVAADVQPLELGTMIARLNAGDFDLAILQIPELTEPNVLRVFLHSASIPPAGANRARVRDPRVDALLDEGQRLTDRDARRAVYAELEARLHEQLYIVPLWNEDQVAVVGPRARDFIPSAEGRWLSLASLP, from the coding sequence GTGACGGCGGCCGTCGCGGCGAGCGGCCTTTGCTGCCAGGGTGCCTCGCCGAGCCCCCGGGCGGAAAAATCGGCAGATGCCGTCGAGCTCATCGTTCAAAACGATGCGGAAACACTGGATCCGCGCTACGCGGTGGACACCGTGGGTCTGCGCGCGACCCGGCTGATTCACGCCGGGCTGGTCCGGCTGGATCCCGATACCTTGGCCCCGGTGCCCTATGCCGCCGAGAGCTTTCGCTGGCAAGACGAGCGCACCCTGCGCGTCGAACTGCGCCGCGACGCCCGGTTTCACTCGGGCGCACCGCTCACGCCGGCCGACGTCGTCGCCACCTTGCGCGCCTTCGGCTCGCCCAAGGTCGCCTCCCGGCATGCGCGCGCCGTCGAGGCCATCGCGGACGCCCGCGACGACGGTGAGCACGCGGTGATCATCACGCTGAAGCGGCCCCACGGCACGCTTCTCACCGATTTGGAGCTCCCGATCCTACGCGCCGACCAGGCAGCGTCGCCGCCGCGCCCCGACGGCCAGCTCGATGGCCTGGGCCCCTATACGGTCGCCAGTGTTGCCCGCGGCGCAATCACGTTGGCGCCGGCAAACGCAGCGACGCCGCGCCATCCCGTCGTCCTCCGCACGGTCCACGACGAAAACGCGCGCGCCCTCCGCCTCACTGCGGGCCGCTCCGACGTCGCCCTCAATGTGCTCGCCCACTCGATCCTCCCCGCCCTCGCCCGCGAGCCCGACCTCAAGGTCACCTCCCGCCCCGGCGCCAACCTCACGTACCTCCTCGCGCGTGTCGATCGCGGGCCCCTCGCGGACGTCGCCGTCCGCCGGGCCCTGGCGCAGTCCATCGATCGCGACACCATCGCGCGCACCTTGCTCGGCGGCTTCGCCAAGCCCGCGAACACCCTGATCCCGCCGATGCATTGGGCCCACGCGAACCTCGCGCCGCTCGCCTACGACCCCGCCGCCGCCCGCCCCGTTCTCGCGCCGGCGAATCTACACGTCACCTTGCTCACGTCCACGGACCGCAGCCGCTTCACCCTCGGCCGCTACGTCGCCCAGCAATGGGCCGACGTCGGGGTCGCCGCCGATGTGCAGCCATTGGAACTCGGCACCATGATCGCGCGCCTCAACGCAGGCGATTTCGATCTGGCCATCCTCCAGATCCCCGAGCTCACCGAACCCAACGTGCTGCGCGTGTTCCTGCACAGCGCCTCGATCCCTCCCGCCGGCGCCAACCGCGCCCGCGTCCGCGATCCGCGCGTGGACGCACTGCTCGACGAAGGCCAGCGCCTCACCGATCGCGATGCCCGCCGCGCCGTCTACGCCGAGCTCGAGGCACGCCTGCACGAGCAGCTCTACATCGTCCCTCTCTGGAACGAGGACCAGGTCGCCGTCGTCGGCCCCCGCGCCCGCGACTTCATCCCGAGCGCCGAGGGCCGTTGGCTTTCTCTCGCGTCGCTCCCCTGA
- a CDS encoding Uma2 family endonuclease has protein sequence MGEPEYAVCFEGAGVFMPKSAFTHEGFREWVLSDDFPDGVKATFARGEVLFEVSPEAIRTHSIVKRQMLLALASLAESDDLGESYPDGVLLTHARAGLSTVPDFCFALWETLETGRLREVPRNGDPDDSVELEGTPDLVAEIVSKSSTHKDLTILRETYARAGVPEYWIIDVRKKEARFEILRLDSGAYVASAPREQPQISIVFGRNVALHRSKNRIGRWTYRFEITK, from the coding sequence ATGGGTGAGCCGGAATACGCCGTGTGTTTCGAGGGCGCAGGCGTTTTCATGCCGAAGTCGGCGTTCACCCATGAGGGCTTTCGCGAGTGGGTCCTCTCGGACGACTTTCCGGATGGGGTGAAAGCAACGTTTGCCCGGGGGGAGGTTCTGTTCGAGGTGAGTCCGGAAGCCATTCGAACGCATAGCATCGTCAAGCGACAGATGTTGCTGGCCCTAGCAAGCCTCGCTGAGTCCGACGATCTGGGCGAATCGTATCCCGACGGCGTGCTCTTGACGCATGCGCGAGCTGGTCTCAGCACGGTTCCGGACTTCTGTTTTGCTCTGTGGGAAACGCTCGAAACGGGGCGTTTGCGCGAGGTGCCGAGGAATGGCGATCCGGATGATTCCGTCGAGTTGGAGGGGACACCCGATCTCGTCGCCGAGATCGTGAGCAAGTCATCGACTCACAAAGATCTGACGATTCTCCGCGAAACGTACGCGCGCGCGGGGGTCCCGGAATACTGGATCATCGACGTTCGAAAGAAGGAAGCGCGCTTCGAAATTTTACGTCTCGATAGCGGCGCGTACGTTGCATCGGCTCCACGCGAGCAGCCGCAAATCAGCATCGTGTTCGGGCGGAACGTGGCGCTTCATCGCAGCAAGAACCGGATTGGCCGCTGGACGTATCGATTCGAGATCACGAAGTAA
- a CDS encoding CTP synthase codes for MSRKPTKYVFVTGGVVSSIGKGLTSASVGALLEARGLRVTHVKLDPYINVDPGTMSPYQHGEVFVTDDGAETDLDLGHYERFTSARMTRQNNFTTGRIYEAVISKERRGEYLGATVQVIPHITDEIKARVRDATEGVDVAIIEIGGTVGDIESLPFLEAIRQLKIEAGPQNALSMHVTLVPYIATAGELKTKPTQHSVKEMREIGIQPDVLICRTAQPLSRGTKEKIALFSNVFVEAVISAVDVSCIYELPVWFHKEGLDELICERLNIWSRQPDLSTWQRIAERFTKPTKGTVKIGVVGKYVHLRDAYKSLHEALVHAGMQNDCRVELDYIDSEELERDAVEQRLSQLDAILVPGGFGDRGTEGKIASIGYARENKIPFFGICLGMQLAVVEFARSIAKLAGASSAEFDKDAPHSVIDLMGDQRNVRNKGGTMRLGAYPCTLKPGTIAAEAYGTTDISERHRHRYEFANDYRDQLSEAGLILSGVSPDKRLVEMIELPDHPYFVGCQFHPEFKSRPASPHPLFARFVRAALERQAQRTRPSSEVRKAPAPQREIN; via the coding sequence ATGAGCCGAAAGCCGACCAAGTACGTATTTGTTACCGGCGGTGTCGTCTCCTCCATCGGGAAGGGACTGACGAGCGCATCCGTCGGGGCATTGTTGGAAGCGCGCGGATTGCGCGTGACCCACGTCAAGTTGGACCCTTACATCAACGTGGACCCGGGCACGATGAGCCCGTACCAACACGGCGAGGTGTTCGTCACGGACGATGGTGCCGAGACGGATCTCGACCTGGGTCACTACGAGCGCTTCACAAGTGCTCGGATGACGCGCCAAAACAACTTCACGACCGGTCGCATATATGAGGCCGTCATCTCGAAGGAACGACGCGGTGAGTACTTGGGCGCGACCGTCCAGGTCATCCCTCACATCACCGACGAGATCAAAGCGCGCGTGCGGGACGCCACCGAAGGGGTCGACGTCGCCATCATCGAGATCGGCGGCACGGTGGGTGACATCGAGTCGTTGCCGTTCCTCGAGGCGATCCGCCAGTTGAAGATCGAAGCGGGCCCCCAAAACGCGCTCAGCATGCACGTGACGTTGGTGCCGTACATCGCCACGGCCGGCGAGCTGAAGACGAAGCCGACGCAGCACTCCGTTAAAGAGATGCGTGAGATCGGCATTCAGCCGGACGTGCTCATCTGTCGCACGGCCCAGCCGCTCTCCCGCGGAACGAAGGAGAAGATTGCGCTCTTCTCCAACGTGTTCGTGGAGGCCGTCATCTCGGCGGTGGACGTGAGCTGCATTTACGAGCTGCCCGTGTGGTTCCACAAAGAGGGACTCGACGAGCTCATTTGCGAGCGCCTGAACATTTGGAGCCGCCAGCCGGATCTGTCGACGTGGCAGCGCATCGCCGAGCGCTTCACCAAGCCGACGAAGGGCACGGTGAAGATTGGCGTGGTGGGCAAGTACGTGCATTTGCGGGATGCCTACAAGTCGCTGCACGAAGCGCTGGTGCACGCGGGCATGCAGAACGACTGCCGCGTGGAGCTCGACTACATCGACTCGGAGGAACTCGAGCGCGACGCAGTGGAGCAGCGACTTTCGCAGCTCGATGCGATCCTGGTGCCGGGCGGCTTCGGCGATCGCGGGACCGAGGGCAAGATCGCGAGCATTGGCTATGCGCGCGAGAACAAGATTCCGTTCTTCGGGATCTGCTTGGGGATGCAGCTGGCCGTGGTGGAGTTTGCGCGCAGCATCGCGAAGCTTGCCGGCGCGAGCTCGGCGGAGTTCGACAAGGACGCGCCGCACTCGGTCATCGACTTGATGGGCGATCAGCGCAACGTGCGCAACAAGGGCGGGACGATGCGCCTCGGCGCGTATCCGTGCACGCTCAAGCCGGGGACGATTGCGGCGGAGGCCTACGGCACGACGGACATTTCCGAGCGGCACCGCCATCGCTACGAGTTCGCCAACGACTACCGCGATCAGCTGAGCGAGGCAGGGCTCATTCTGTCGGGTGTGTCGCCGGACAAGCGCCTGGTGGAGATGATCGAGCTGCCGGATCATCCGTACTTCGTGGGCTGCCAGTTCCATCCGGAGTTCAAGAGCCGTCCGGCCTCGCCGCACCCGCTGTTCGCGCGCTTCGTGCGCGCGGCTCTGGAGCGACAGGCGCAGCGAACGCGCCCGAGCAGCGAGGTGCGCAAGGCACCGGCTCCGCAGCGCGAGATCAACTAG
- a CDS encoding YkgJ family cysteine cluster protein gives MVVRPVVRQYKEAYAREAARHVRAGGHAVVWEKGGRVRLVIPVPKSDDPMDLHYWSLLDLGKSRWKKMPSGPYRGLAIAMIPRDCHDIVRRRAERDAVWPEAQRTISFDCLACGACCRDNYVELDPDDIARFRKAGRADLLRRPYTRKKDGKLVLRLLKSKRCRHLEDDNRCTIYELRPSACSVFPVGSECCLHSREMEFEMYDGDPPG, from the coding sequence GTGGTCGTTCGGCCGGTGGTGCGGCAGTACAAGGAGGCCTACGCGCGCGAGGCCGCTCGGCACGTGCGGGCGGGCGGCCATGCCGTGGTCTGGGAAAAGGGCGGGCGGGTACGCCTGGTGATTCCGGTTCCCAAGAGCGACGATCCGATGGACCTGCACTACTGGTCCCTGTTGGATCTGGGAAAGAGCCGCTGGAAGAAGATGCCCAGCGGGCCTTACCGGGGGCTGGCCATCGCGATGATTCCGCGCGACTGCCACGACATCGTGCGACGGCGCGCCGAGCGTGACGCCGTCTGGCCCGAGGCGCAGCGCACGATTTCGTTCGACTGCCTCGCGTGTGGCGCTTGTTGCCGCGACAACTACGTCGAGCTGGACCCGGACGACATCGCGCGCTTCCGCAAAGCCGGACGCGCCGATCTGCTGCGCCGCCCGTACACGCGGAAGAAGGACGGGAAGCTGGTGCTGCGGCTTTTGAAGTCGAAACGGTGCCGCCATCTCGAAGACGACAACCGCTGTACGATTTACGAACTACGGCCGTCCGCCTGCTCCGTATTCCCCGTCGGAAGCGAGTGCTGCCTGCACTCGCGCGAAATGGAATTCGAGATGTACGACGGCGACCCCCCGGGTTGA
- a CDS encoding PQQ-binding-like beta-propeller repeat protein, with the protein MKIAKSLLLAMTLTACTACGGALNRADLFSSDWSADRAQGVDAVRSRLAGTKPSPGTDIAIGVAGNGDKIVAVLLDSGEKWTYAHPLDARPAIAGQVVVGSGGGEVFALDARTGKKLWARPTGGLPLIGAGDDGQYTVITFGRSGGARGSTLLAVERDGDVRRQIETDKEVGVPAVVGGLAFIPWGRQYVSVFDIVAADEPARILFREQVSRAWTQGGSVYFGENSVYRFDERIKDASLQKASHVMLPPRELPGSPVLMPPIEERPKLVATARDRVRTYVRPTNNVQTTAANPGKGGGAPEEGWLVVANSRYYATYFRIIMGFDASRGGLSWVYTHPTEVIAGAAGEDGFLICDEQGKVVFLSANQGDPLGERDLGEPVKSCVVQVDALAVRGGRPARPVSLADELAEALRVPDPELATGKRLLVREIASLEDEVATKALIDVMNDPAISPFVAADVRTALAGRRKGGRYMLAALERRYDYLHNVLKPPPVGPIAQSFAAMNDASAAPLLSSHMLDPVTPDQDLQETAAALTTLAGPAEVPTLKQFFVLNYASATTAPVKAAVVSTGQILLKHGGKDGRALVDRAIASKLTAPDLRAKLKELYEVVR; encoded by the coding sequence GTGAAGATTGCAAAAAGCCTTCTGCTTGCCATGACCCTCACGGCATGCACCGCGTGCGGCGGTGCCTTGAACCGCGCGGATCTCTTTTCCAGCGATTGGTCTGCCGATCGCGCGCAAGGCGTCGACGCCGTGCGCAGCCGCCTTGCGGGCACGAAGCCATCGCCGGGGACGGACATCGCGATCGGCGTTGCCGGCAACGGCGACAAGATCGTTGCGGTGCTCCTCGACAGCGGCGAGAAGTGGACCTACGCGCACCCGCTCGATGCGCGTCCCGCGATTGCAGGGCAGGTCGTCGTGGGCTCCGGTGGTGGCGAAGTCTTCGCGCTCGACGCACGCACTGGGAAAAAGCTCTGGGCACGCCCCACGGGCGGCCTTCCGCTGATCGGCGCGGGCGATGATGGGCAGTACACGGTCATCACCTTCGGGCGCTCCGGCGGCGCGCGCGGTTCCACGTTGCTTGCCGTCGAGCGTGACGGTGACGTGCGCCGGCAGATCGAGACCGACAAGGAAGTGGGCGTGCCCGCCGTGGTCGGTGGCCTCGCCTTCATTCCGTGGGGGCGGCAGTACGTCAGCGTCTTCGACATCGTTGCGGCCGACGAGCCGGCGCGCATTCTATTCCGCGAGCAGGTGAGTCGCGCGTGGACGCAGGGCGGGAGCGTCTATTTCGGCGAAAACAGCGTGTACCGCTTCGACGAGCGCATCAAAGATGCGTCGTTGCAGAAGGCGTCGCACGTGATGCTTCCCCCGCGCGAGCTTCCCGGCTCGCCGGTGCTGATGCCGCCCATCGAGGAGCGGCCCAAGTTGGTCGCCACCGCGCGCGATCGCGTGCGCACCTACGTGCGCCCGACGAACAACGTGCAGACCACGGCGGCCAATCCGGGCAAGGGCGGCGGCGCACCGGAAGAGGGGTGGCTCGTCGTGGCCAATTCGCGCTACTACGCGACCTACTTCCGCATCATCATGGGCTTCGATGCCTCGCGCGGCGGTTTGTCGTGGGTGTACACGCATCCGACGGAGGTCATTGCCGGCGCCGCGGGCGAGGATGGTTTCCTCATCTGCGACGAACAAGGCAAGGTCGTCTTCCTCAGCGCCAACCAGGGCGATCCCCTCGGGGAACGCGATCTCGGCGAGCCGGTGAAGAGCTGCGTCGTGCAGGTCGATGCGCTCGCGGTGCGCGGGGGCCGTCCCGCGCGGCCTGTTTCGCTGGCCGACGAGCTCGCGGAGGCGCTGCGCGTGCCCGATCCGGAGCTGGCCACGGGCAAGCGTCTGCTCGTGCGCGAGATCGCATCACTCGAGGACGAAGTCGCGACCAAAGCGCTCATCGACGTGATGAACGACCCCGCGATCAGCCCCTTCGTGGCCGCGGACGTGCGCACTGCCTTGGCGGGCCGGCGCAAGGGCGGGCGCTACATGCTGGCGGCCCTCGAGCGCCGCTACGACTATTTGCACAATGTGCTCAAGCCGCCGCCCGTGGGCCCGATCGCGCAGTCCTTCGCCGCGATGAACGATGCCAGCGCGGCGCCCCTTTTGAGCTCGCACATGCTCGATCCGGTCACGCCGGACCAAGACCTCCAGGAGACGGCGGCTGCCCTCACGACCTTGGCCGGCCCCGCGGAGGTTCCCACCTTGAAGCAATTCTTCGTGCTGAACTACGCCTCCGCGACCACCGCACCCGTCAAAGCCGCCGTCGTCAGCACGGGCCAGATCCTCCTGAAGCACGGCGGCAAAGACGGCCGCGCCCTCGTGGATCGCGCCATCGCGAGCAAACTCACCGCCCCCGATCTCCGCGCCAAGCTCAAAGAGCTCTACGAAGTCGTCCGTTAG
- a CDS encoding VOC family protein, with the protein MKEESNVSHGTGSADSSAKQSAPSSLGLIGFDSFHFVVENLERSRHFYTDVLDFKEVARAGNDLVTRSGQQSIVFGAGEARVCVSTPLAQKSKAARYLRRHPAGVMSLGFRVKNLDQAIQFLEVRGGTFLSDPIEEKDDRGGSYRSIEIATPLGDVAFRFVERNDFSAFAPGFVDSGHGNAVRPENMFGIAGIDHVTSNGLTMQPIIAWYRDVLGMVPFWEISFHTNDVAQGRDTGSGLRSIVMWDPGSGVKFATNEPLRPFFRDSQITKFVDDNAGNGVQHVAFAVDRIIPTVEELKRRGVRFMATHPAYYRDLPGRLEKLGIHNVKEELAELERLGILVDGSHDRYMLQIFMQEAATLYDESRAGPFFYEIIQRAGDKGFGFGNFRALFESIERAQKAEADKGGQ; encoded by the coding sequence ATGAAAGAAGAATCCAACGTTTCGCACGGTACGGGCTCGGCGGATTCGTCTGCCAAACAGTCCGCGCCTTCCAGCCTGGGGCTCATCGGATTCGACTCGTTTCACTTCGTCGTCGAAAACCTCGAGCGCTCACGGCACTTTTATACCGACGTCCTCGACTTCAAGGAAGTCGCACGCGCCGGGAACGATTTGGTGACCCGCAGTGGTCAGCAGTCGATCGTCTTCGGGGCCGGCGAGGCGCGCGTGTGCGTTTCCACGCCGCTGGCGCAGAAATCCAAGGCGGCACGCTACCTTCGGCGCCACCCGGCCGGTGTGATGAGCCTGGGGTTCCGCGTCAAGAACCTCGATCAGGCCATCCAGTTCCTCGAGGTACGCGGCGGCACCTTTCTCAGCGATCCCATTGAGGAAAAGGACGATCGCGGCGGTTCGTACCGCTCCATCGAAATTGCCACCCCGCTCGGGGACGTGGCGTTCCGTTTCGTCGAGCGCAACGATTTCAGCGCCTTCGCGCCTGGCTTCGTGGACAGTGGCCACGGAAACGCCGTGCGCCCTGAGAACATGTTCGGCATCGCCGGCATCGACCACGTGACGTCGAACGGCCTCACCATGCAGCCCATCATCGCGTGGTACCGCGACGTGCTCGGCATGGTCCCGTTCTGGGAGATCAGCTTCCACACGAACGACGTCGCCCAGGGTCGCGACACCGGGTCGGGGCTTCGCTCCATCGTCATGTGGGATCCGGGCAGCGGCGTGAAGTTCGCCACCAACGAACCGCTCCGTCCCTTCTTCCGTGATTCGCAGATCACCAAGTTCGTCGACGACAACGCCGGCAATGGCGTGCAGCACGTGGCGTTCGCGGTCGACCGCATCATTCCGACGGTGGAAGAGCTGAAGCGACGTGGCGTGCGGTTCATGGCCACGCACCCCGCGTATTATCGCGACCTCCCGGGGCGGTTGGAGAAGCTGGGCATCCACAACGTCAAAGAGGAGCTCGCGGAGCTCGAGCGGCTCGGCATCCTCGTCGACGGTTCGCACGACCGCTACATGCTGCAGATCTTCATGCAAGAGGCGGCCACGTTGTACGACGAGTCCCGCGCGGGTCCGTTCTTCTACGAGATCATCCAGCGGGCTGGCGACAAAGGCTTCGGCTTCGGCAACTTCCGCGCGCTGTTCGAGAGCATCGAGCGAGCGCAGAAAGCGGAAGCGGATAAAGGAGGGCAGTAG
- a CDS encoding homogentisate 1,2-dioxygenase, whose product MIDRGHAGIFPDKPHTALRDSNGGLFYEEMFTRDGFSGAFTYFYHRYPITAHREVSSTHRGYAPPVADERAMHPLKRRLYLSDKIPQGGQLFERRFPILFSKDLTILLARPTETDEAYFANGDGDELWFVQEGNARLESPCGWLDVRSGDYVWVPKSMVHRWHISSKSMRMLCFEAHGGVHIPTQFRNPVGQFMMDAPYTHRDFVRPTGPISTPDRIQQGPRELYVKKHGRYSHYVLENPPMDIVGWDGFVYPWAFHIEKYQPKTGLVHLPPTIHTTFAGHGFLVCSFVPRVTDTHPQAIPCPYPHSSVDCDEVILYLRGNFTSRRGVGPGALSLHPAGIAHGPHPGAYEASIGSTRTDELAVMVDTYLPLQPTQQAASIEDPGYHSSWSG is encoded by the coding sequence GTGATCGACCGAGGGCACGCGGGCATCTTTCCGGACAAGCCCCACACGGCCTTGCGCGATTCGAACGGGGGTCTCTTCTACGAAGAGATGTTCACCCGGGACGGGTTCAGCGGCGCCTTCACGTATTTCTATCACCGGTACCCCATCACGGCGCACCGCGAGGTCTCCTCGACCCATCGCGGCTATGCGCCCCCCGTCGCGGACGAGCGGGCCATGCACCCGCTCAAGCGGCGGCTGTATCTGAGCGACAAGATCCCGCAGGGCGGTCAGCTTTTCGAGCGGCGGTTTCCGATCCTGTTCAGCAAGGATCTGACCATCCTCCTCGCACGCCCCACCGAAACGGACGAAGCGTACTTCGCCAACGGCGACGGTGACGAGCTGTGGTTCGTGCAGGAGGGCAACGCGCGCCTGGAGTCGCCCTGCGGCTGGCTCGACGTTCGCTCCGGCGATTACGTGTGGGTCCCGAAGTCGATGGTGCATCGCTGGCACATCTCGTCCAAGTCGATGCGCATGCTTTGCTTCGAGGCCCACGGCGGGGTGCACATCCCCACGCAGTTCCGCAATCCGGTGGGGCAGTTCATGATGGATGCGCCCTACACGCATCGCGATTTCGTGCGGCCCACCGGGCCGATTTCGACGCCGGATCGCATCCAGCAAGGCCCGCGCGAGCTGTACGTGAAGAAGCACGGGCGCTACTCGCATTACGTCCTCGAGAACCCTCCGATGGACATCGTGGGGTGGGACGGCTTCGTCTATCCCTGGGCCTTCCACATCGAGAAATACCAACCGAAGACGGGGCTGGTTCACCTGCCGCCGACGATCCACACGACCTTCGCCGGCCACGGCTTCCTCGTGTGCTCCTTCGTCCCGCGCGTGACGGATACGCACCCGCAAGCCATTCCGTGTCCGTACCCGCACTCGAGCGTCGACTGCGACGAGGTCATTCTGTATTTGCGCGGCAACTTCACGAGCCGCCGCGGCGTAGGCCCGGGCGCACTATCGTTGCATCCTGCAGGCATCGCCCACGGCCCGCATCCGGGGGCCTACGAAGCAAGCATCGGCAGCACCCGCACCGACGAGCTGGCGGTGATGGTCGACACGTACCTGCCGCTTCAACCGACGCAGCAGGCGGCCAGCATCGAGGATCCGGGGTATCACTCGAGCTGGTCTGGCTAG